AGTGATGTCCAGGCCGCTCACACAGCTTCTACCCCCTGACCTCCCCGCCGGAGCTAGCCCTCAGTTTGGGAGTAGTAACACGGCGAGCAGTACTCTAGGTGGTGGGCACCTGGGTTCCATGGCAAGCTTGAAGTCCCTTCTGCAGCTCCCAATCAAAGGCGACCAGCGAGGGAAAGACTGCTGTGATATGAAAGGTGAGGATTTTTATCTAAGCGTCTAAGCTGGATTGTGATTCTTTCTCGTTGTCTGAGTGAGCTAACACTCAGCAACCCTCACCTGACGTCCAAAGCCACTTCTGTGCTGTCCTCTTTGCTTACacctcaaaatgtatttattttaatttattttcgatgtgtgtttatgtgtgtttgagctgtgaGTGATTTGGAGGGAAAACAAGGGACTGAACATTGGACACTTTACTGCTGAAATACTGTCTGTCTCACCATATGCAAAATCCTACTTCAGTGCTTAGACAGTATTTTTGCAATTACTTAGAAATTCCCCCCTGCTGCCCTTCACTCCCCAAAGATATAATGGAGTACTGTACAAATGCTCAGAAGTACAGATATAGGTATTCACACCACAGTGCATTCGTACAGTACACAAGCAGTATTGTGATTATCACATATGCATGTTAGTGTACATGGATATAAAGTGTGCACAAATGCATGGTTCAACATACAGTTCTTGCATTTGCCACTACAAATAACCACTTACTAGTGGACACAATTACAATACCTTATTCTCAGTTAAGTGCTCTCTGTAATGAAGCAAGGTTTACTTGACATCCACACATTGCCATTGCTACAGACTAGAAGACTTACATGGGAGTTCCTGATTTGAATTTAGAGAATGCACTTATGAAAGTCAGTAACTAACAAAAATGTTAAGTGCCCTTTGTGTGTGGTTGATGATGGCTCATTTGAAAGGGTTGAGTCTACATTGTCATCCAGCTCTATTTGCATGTCCCTTGTCTGCAAGTGCATTTACTAGATGTCATAATGAATCttaaatttacataaaattcCCTAAAAGCCAATGGTtgacatatttcacaaaataaggCATACATAGGGATGCATGCATattgcacatatgcatgcagaCATGGATGATGTATTCCTTTCAATGTTTATCTCCACTCTCAAAAGTATATGCCAAAGCTATGATTGTTTAAAATACCATTTACTGCATTATTAGTATCTCACTCTTTTTGCCAGTGCCTGACTGCTTTTTCGTTAATTGCTGTTGTGATATATACTTTCTTATACAGTTGTGCATGAAGATGTATAACCGCATTCAAGGATGCAAACCCATGACCCTCTGAGCTAATCTCtcttgtgtctctgtctctgtctctccctctccccccccccccctctctctctctctctcagacaaaGACAAACCCCTGGACTCTGATGAGGACTCTGGCTCTATGGCtgggggcattgtgggtagtggTGGGAGTGGCAGCGGATGCTCCCTGCGCTCCTCCTCCCAGTCTGCCTTCCTGGGACCCCTGCTTTGGGAGCGCACCCTGCCTTGCGACGGGGGCCTGTTCCAGTTGCAGTACATGGACCTGGAGGAGTTTCTGACTGAGAACGGGATGGGCAGCCTGCACAACAACAGCTCCAGCTCTGCCCAGATCCCCTCCCAGAGCTCCCAGTCCGCCATCCCCAACCAGAGTTCCCAGTGTCCCCCAtcttcccccccgccctgctcgtcatcctcgtcctcctcttcctcatcctctcccTCCTTGCTGGGCCTGGACATGCAGCAAACAACGCAAGGCCTGCTGGGAGGGTCGGAGTGTCTGCACAGTGAGTTTCTTTAAAGGTCtccacagggaaaaaaataaaagagcgCTCCTAGTGAAGCAGTGGTATTAGGATATGCAAAAAGCAGGGTTGCCATGCATTTAATTTGGTCTGAATTGTATTTAAAAGACACAGGATTGAAATGGGGCAGATGAGGTGCCAGGTAgggcgagtggggggggggggggggggggcgggcggggtaCAGGAAAGGTGCAGAGCTATAACTTCTATTGAGAATGGGTAATGAATTTCTAGAACAGTGCAGGATTTAAATTTTGACAGAGTACTACAATACTATACTCCACAGATGGCGACAGATTTGCCACAGTATGTGGCAATCATGGGCTTAACCCAATGTATGCACATTTTGACAATAGTATAGTACTAAGAGAGAAAAGAGGCTTCATATTTGACTCGGGCAGACTTGACAGACAACAAATCATCATAGACAGTAAGTGagactgaaggagagagagagaggtcagaaggaaagagagaagagaaattCTAGAAATGTGAGAATGGACAGAAAGAGGTTAACATGGACACTGACCAACTAACTGGCACTACAGTAAAGTTTTAACAACAGTGAAAGGACAGGAAAGgtagagccagagagagaataTGTGATTGCGTGCCtttaaacctctctctctctgcctcacacgCTTAGTCCATGTGCATGTGGCCCGTCACGTGCTGATGCAGAAAGTAATAGAGCGAGAGAACAAGGGGAGGAGCCGAGTCAGAGAACGACGGgtgaaaagacagagagagggaggcggtgTGGATAAACAACAGTGCAGTGCTGAGACCTGGCTTAAAGCGAtttgcttcatttattttcattggatGTATAACTACACTTAAGTTTACAGTTGTGAACCTATGCAATATCTACTCACAGACAGGCAGTTAATTGGATGAACGGTATAATAGTGTGTTGAATAAAGGGTGGGCTGGGtgggctgggagggaggggagggggaagcagAAGTGTTCTGTTTTGTTGGAGTTCTATTTAGAGGGAAagcagaggggcagagggggtgtgtttgtgtgctcagcGCTGTGGGAGGGGGCTGTATAATGTTACACGTCaagaacactgtgtgtgtggcggCAGGGAGGTGTGTTACATAAG
This window of the Anguilla anguilla isolate fAngAng1 chromosome 1, fAngAng1.pri, whole genome shotgun sequence genome carries:
- the dbpb gene encoding D site albumin promoter binding protein b yields the protein MSRPLTQLLPPDLPAGASPQFGSSNTASSTLGGGHLGSMASLKSLLQLPIKGDQRGKDCCDMKDKDKPLDSDEDSGSMAGGIVGSGGSGSGCSLRSSSQSAFLGPLLWERTLPCDGGLFQLQYMDLEEFLTENGMGSLHNNSSSSAQIPSQSSQSAIPNQSSQCPPSSPPPCSSSSSSSSSSSPSLLGLDMQQTTQGLLGGSECLHSGQGAPLDPSPSPSSSCPPPPAPPAANGADVMVNFDPDPADLALSSVPGQEAFDPRRHRFSEEELKPQPMIKKARKMLVPEDLKDDKYWSRRCKNNEAAKRSRDARRLKENQISVRAAFLERENAALRQEVADMRKELGRCRNILNKYESRHEEQ